gagcaggagagctcaCAAACCAAAGCCCCACAGCGTGAatcccagaagggctcaggttggaagggaccccagagctcacctgctccaagcccctgccatgggcagggacacctctcaaccagactcagctgctcaaggcctcatccagcctggccctgaacacctccaggcaggaggcagccacagcctccctgggcagcctgtgccaggctctccccagcctcactcaagaattccttccccatctccagtctcagtctcccctctcccagctcaaagccattgttcctcatcctggcactcccagcccttatccaaagtccctccccagctctcctggagcccttcagctactggaaggctgctctgaggtctcccaggTTGAACCACCTCTACTCCAGTCTTTACAGTGCCCAATGGAAGTGCCCAAGGGGACCAGATGCCCTCAGtgattcctcctccatttctgtcttgagtggagcagcttccctctgaTCCCTCCTGGTGCTGGTGTTTGCACTCCCCTGAACACATCCCCCTCAGGGTGGAGAACTGCACCAGAGCACAAAGCAGACCTTGAGGAACAGATTCCTTTGCATTTATTGGCTCCAAACTCTTTGGAGTGTTGCTGTTTCTGCAGTACAAAAGAAGTAAAAAGGTTTCCTTACAAAGCAAGTTCCAAGGAGCAGAACCACCAGGGGCCACTTACAGTACcaaaccctgcagcacctccaggccctgcctgcagctgaccTGAGGATCTCAACtgttcttccccctccccacctcaggCACCAAATGGACCTCTCCCAGCCAGGGGCCAGCCAAGAACCATCCCAGAAgtcagcccagccctcctgcagcagtgtgggagcctcctgccacagagcagagcccacaggGGCCAGGACAAGGGCTAGGAAAGAGCTTCCTGGCTACACAGTGATGCCAAGGGACAAGGAGTCAGCCTCCTGCAtgcactgcagcaagcaggctACAGAGACtgacctcagcagcagggacacagcaggaaGCTCCCCAGCTGAGAGCTGACACCTAAGGGGGAGAAAAACAGTTCCTAACCTGGTCAGGCTTGAGATGAATTCAGATTCAATCCACTTTAATCCATTGTAAGATGTAAATGATGCACCCAATGGTGAGGGCAGCCTTTAGTCACTCTGGGGGGTGGCTTCCAGGCTCACCCTCAGGCAATTCCATGCCAAGATTTCTCTTGTCAGCTCTAGAGGTGGTTACACAtttgggatgggggtggggggggaaggacagGGGGGAAATCAGAACTTGCTTCTTAGCCAGCAAgccccaggctctcaccactgaTGGGAAGccacaaaaaggaaaagttcTTTCACCCTCACAAATACAgatcccagctcctccccaccagAGAGGAAGCTTCTCACACACTGGTAGCTCTGTTGGAAGATCTGCACCCATGAAGTCCTCAGAGACAGTCCCAAGCCAGCATCAGCCATCCTGCTGCTGAATGAAAGGGTTGGGAATGGCTTCCATCCCATCCTGGGGACAGATGAGAACCACAGAAGTGCCTCTGCAGACCACCAGGCCCAGCTGTCTTGTGTCCTCTGTCAGCTTGTATTGGTCATCAGGGTCTgaaacacagagacacagcCCCAGTGACAAgggcagaggagccaggggccagcagcttcagcagccacagccctgggggggctctGGCCATCTCTGCCCTGGTTTACTGCCCAAGCACTGAGAgagtgaggcagcagcagcagctgatggcttCAAAACATCACTGCCTTGCtgagccctcccctgcagctctgggacagggacctgctggagagggtccagaggggggctgcagaacctctgctgtggggacaggctggggcagttggggctgttcagcctggaccagagaaggctccagggagccctcagagctgcatttcagtatctgcagggagcctccaggcaggctggggaggggctgaggggcagggagggagggagggaaagctccccagagctggcagcttccTTACCTCTCATGTACTCAATGGTACCATCCAGCACCAGGTTCAGGAGAGGGTCAAAGCCTTTCAAGACACCACTTGCTGTTGAGGACCAAACACACACCAAGGATTAGAGACCCaaaccctgcactcagcagcacagacctgggtgcagcacacaggcagctccccacCTCTGTTCCCCCTTCAAAGCCTtccacactgtcccacaccacatccagGCCTCCAAGCTGGCAAAGGCTGCTTTGATGGATGGAGCACTGGTGGATAAAGAGCTGGCTTAATGGTCAGCCCTAAAAGGTTGCTGTCAGTGGTCCATGGCCAAGAGGaggccctcagggatcagtactggacCAGTCCTGTTTAACATCTCTGTTGGTGAcctggacagtggcactgaggctccctcagcaccaagctgtgtggtgctgccgacagcaggagggaaggatccctccagagggacctggacagctacagagctgagcccaagccaacctcaggaggttcaacaagagcaaggccaaggtcctgcagctggcctggggcaatcccaggcactgatccaggctgggcagggactggctagagagcagccctgagggaaaggctttgggggtgctgggggaggagaagctcaacaggagccagcagtcagcacttgcagcccagagagccaagcagagcctgggctgcagcaagagaagtgtggccagcagggccagggaggtgaggggaagGATAAGGGTGTAAAGAGCCCAGAAAGCTTTGCAAAGCCTTGGTGAAAGCACTGACCCAGGCTGGGGACTCCAGGCACACTTGGTATGGAAAAAGAGGAAGgactcaggtccctcagccttccctgacACAAACCAGCTCTGTAtggcctagagaagagcagccccaggggggatctgagtggatgatctctggggctcccttcccaccccatcaTGCTGGGATTTTGTACCAGGGATGCAAAAAAACAGCCAAAAGAAAAGAGTTGAGGACAGCTGATAAAGAACATGGAAGAAGAGTGCTCCTATGAAACCTGAAGGAGAAATTGCAGCCAGTGGATTAAAGCAAAAGGAGATCAGCCTCAGACCAGTAAGAGCAAACAGTGGCAGCCAaaagcagctgctcttcatcctTCTCCGTGTGCAAGCAAGGTGGTAACAGAGGAGACAAAAGCCAACAAGCAAAGTGCTAGGAGAGCCCCCAAAAGGCATAGCAagctcccaggctgcagaggctcaCACCTTACCCCCAGCTCACCTTCCCTCCCGCCCTGGAACTTCACTCGGATCGTTTTGTCGATGTATTTGGAGAGGTCCAAGAtgctctccttcttcttcttctccttgtcCTAAAGGAGAAGAGCAAACTGTCAATTGCCCTGCGCCCGCAGGGACACAGCTCGGGGCTTATCctcagcaggctgcccggaACCGGCTTCGGGAGCCGCCCGGGGGCAAGGCTCCGCTCGAAGGAAGGCGAGGAGGGAAGAGCCGGGCACAAAGCGGCCGGGCACAAAGCGGCCGGGCACAAAGCGGCCGGGCGGGACGCGGGGGATGGCGGGGCACCTACGGCCGTAAAACTCCCCGGGCCCCAGAGTCTGGCCGAGCTGAGCCCACCCCGGGGCAGCCCCGGCCGCCCCCTCACACGCACCCCTCAGCGGCCCCCTCCTCACCGCCATCTtgcccgcgccgccgccgccgccaccaccGACGCCCGCCATTTCATTCGCG
The DNA window shown above is from Dryobates pubescens isolate bDryPub1 chromosome 31, bDryPub1.pri, whole genome shotgun sequence and carries:
- the LSM7 gene encoding U6 snRNA-associated Sm-like protein LSm7 encodes the protein MAGVGGGGGGGAGKMADKEKKKKESILDLSKYIDKTIRVKFQGGREASGVLKGFDPLLNLVLDGTIEYMRDPDDQYKLTEDTRQLGLVVCRGTSVVLICPQDGMEAIPNPFIQQQDG